Proteins encoded within one genomic window of Ctenopharyngodon idella isolate HZGC_01 chromosome 6, HZGC01, whole genome shotgun sequence:
- the rspo4 gene encoding R-spondin-4 isoform X2: MEKSCAFLQNILFCFILQELEQHEESWRPDCRSCQECSKENGCLRCSERLFLFLNRDGMSHHGSCLHSCPSGHFGLRGKDLNRCMKCKAPECERCFNKDFCTKCKGGYLLFKGKCFKSCPEGTFPQSTDCVEGCVFRVFGVWGEWSPCQHNGLSCGVRWGQQSRTLELSSNTPEETEALCPLQTESRKCRMKKRCPKDKRTNERREERRKAQKMLKLSPVTEPPWGM; this comes from the exons ATGGAGAAGAGCTGCGCATTTCTCCAAAACATCTTATTTTGTTTCATCCTGCAGGaattggaacaacatgagg AGAGCTGGAGACCGGACTGCAGGAGCTGTCAGGAGTGTTCGAAGGAAAATGGCTGTCTGCGCTGCTCTGAGCGGCTCTTCCTTTTCCTGAACAGAGATGGCATGAGTCACCACGGCTCTTGTCTTCACTCCTGCCCCTCTGGACACTTTGGCCTCCGGGGCAAAGATCTCAACCGCTGCATGA AATGCAAAGCTCCAGAGTGTGAGAGGTGCTTCAACAAGGACTTTTGCACCAAGTGCAAGGGAGGATATCTGCTCTTCAAAGGCAAATGCTTTAAAAGCTGTCCAGAGGGCACATTTCCTCAGTCCACAGACTGCGTGG AAGGATGTGTGTTCCGTGTCTTTGGCGTCTGGGGTGAATGGAGCCCGTGTCAGCACAATGGCCTGAGCTGTGGTGTCAGATGGGGGCAGCAGAGCAGGACCCTTGAGCTGTCCAGCAACACGCCTGAAGAGACTGAAGCGTTATGTCCACTTCAGACTGAGAGCAGAAAGTGCCGGATGAAGAAAAGGTGTCCAAAAG ATAAAAGGACAAATGAAAGgagagaagaaagaagaaaggcaCAGAAAATGTTGAAGCTCTCACCCGTCACAGAACCTCCATGGGGAATGTAA
- the rspo4 gene encoding R-spondin-4 isoform X1, producing MRQGGRPALFQRQSFRQMLRNLFLVEMHWQLLAVLSLFCQTLVLTVAVRKRSESWRPDCRSCQECSKENGCLRCSERLFLFLNRDGMSHHGSCLHSCPSGHFGLRGKDLNRCMKCKAPECERCFNKDFCTKCKGGYLLFKGKCFKSCPEGTFPQSTDCVEGCVFRVFGVWGEWSPCQHNGLSCGVRWGQQSRTLELSSNTPEETEALCPLQTESRKCRMKKRCPKDKRTNERREERRKAQKMLKLSPVTEPPWGM from the exons ATGAGGCAGGGAGGGAGGCCGGCTCTCTTTCAGAGGCAGTCTTTCAGGCAGATGTTACGGAACCTGTTCCTTGTCGAGATGCATTGGCAACTTTTGGCTGTCCTCTCGCTGTTTTGTCAGACGCTTGTATTGACGGTAGCTGTGAGAAAACGAAGTG AGAGCTGGAGACCGGACTGCAGGAGCTGTCAGGAGTGTTCGAAGGAAAATGGCTGTCTGCGCTGCTCTGAGCGGCTCTTCCTTTTCCTGAACAGAGATGGCATGAGTCACCACGGCTCTTGTCTTCACTCCTGCCCCTCTGGACACTTTGGCCTCCGGGGCAAAGATCTCAACCGCTGCATGA AATGCAAAGCTCCAGAGTGTGAGAGGTGCTTCAACAAGGACTTTTGCACCAAGTGCAAGGGAGGATATCTGCTCTTCAAAGGCAAATGCTTTAAAAGCTGTCCAGAGGGCACATTTCCTCAGTCCACAGACTGCGTGG AAGGATGTGTGTTCCGTGTCTTTGGCGTCTGGGGTGAATGGAGCCCGTGTCAGCACAATGGCCTGAGCTGTGGTGTCAGATGGGGGCAGCAGAGCAGGACCCTTGAGCTGTCCAGCAACACGCCTGAAGAGACTGAAGCGTTATGTCCACTTCAGACTGAGAGCAGAAAGTGCCGGATGAAGAAAAGGTGTCCAAAAG ATAAAAGGACAAATGAAAGgagagaagaaagaagaaaggcaCAGAAAATGTTGAAGCTCTCACCCGTCACAGAACCTCCATGGGGAATGTAA